One segment of Megachile rotundata isolate GNS110a chromosome 4, iyMegRotu1, whole genome shotgun sequence DNA contains the following:
- the LOC143264278 gene encoding uncharacterized protein LOC143264278 has translation MSKAVDYRRRYDHLQEGGYTETTLTEPVNSLQDYSSSSANSLDDLCRGHQRMLGDFDRTESTGNRDHYMVPTRDPREFNERILSLFNPQFLPNFNDMIMYVTSQYDTRRSPPPRSRSMAEGEDRLFRNSSYYRKKRVVGAGSMFFRRGLTYEAARK, from the coding sequence ATGTCGAAGGCCGTCGATTACAGAAGAAGATACGACCACCTCCAGGAAGGAGGCTACACCGAGACGACCTTGACCGAGCCGGTCAACAGCCTTCAGGATTACAGCAGCAGCAGCGCCAACAGTCTGGACGATCTTTGTCGAGGACATCAGCGGATGCTGGGAGACTTTGATCGTACGGAAAGCACCGGCAACCGCGATCACTATATGGTGCCCACCCGTGACCCACGGGAGTTCAACGAGAGGATCCTGTCACTGTTCAACCCGCAGTTTCTACCTAACTTCAACGACATGATCATGTACGTGACCAGCCAGTACGATACCAGACGCAGTCCTCCGCCTAGGTCCAGGTCGATGGCCGAGGGAGAGGATCGATTGTTCAGAAACTCGAGTTACTACCGGAAGAAACGCGTGGTCGGGGCTGGCTCGATGTTCTTCCGGCGTGGATTGACGTACGAAGCGGCGCGCAAGTGA